The Streptomyces zhihengii genome contains a region encoding:
- a CDS encoding response regulator, which produces MPYDSRPVRVLVVDDEELVRAALRSVLDHDERLHVVGACDGPEAVDAARELAPDLVLLDVDMPGAHGIGVVLPALRALPRPPAVAMLTALDTPDHLEHALRQGASGFLLKTMEPRMFTDAVRLLAAGGVVCTPPGSAAVVGGWTARAPAPPPAADPGRLDVLTDREREVLTLIAAGLPNADIAACLGMGVTTVKTHIGAMKRKLGADSRVALAAVLHRTAAP; this is translated from the coding sequence TTGCCCTACGACTCCAGGCCGGTGCGGGTCCTCGTCGTCGACGACGAGGAACTCGTCCGTGCCGCGCTCCGGAGCGTCCTCGACCACGACGAGCGGCTGCACGTCGTGGGGGCCTGCGACGGCCCGGAGGCCGTCGACGCGGCCCGGGAGCTCGCCCCCGACCTGGTGCTCCTGGACGTCGACATGCCCGGCGCACACGGCATCGGCGTCGTGCTGCCCGCGCTGCGCGCCCTGCCCCGCCCGCCCGCCGTCGCCATGCTCACCGCGCTCGACACCCCCGACCACCTGGAGCACGCCCTGCGGCAGGGCGCGTCCGGCTTCCTGCTCAAGACGATGGAGCCCCGGATGTTCACCGACGCCGTGCGGCTGCTCGCCGCGGGCGGGGTGGTCTGCACCCCGCCCGGCAGCGCCGCCGTGGTCGGGGGCTGGACGGCCCGGGCCCCCGCACCGCCCCCGGCCGCGGACCCGGGGCGGCTCGACGTCCTCACCGACCGCGAGCGCGAGGTGCTCACCCTGATCGCGGCCGGCCTGCCGAACGCGGACATCGCCGCCTGCCTCGGCATGGGCGTGACCACCGTGAAGACCCACATCGGCGCGATGAAGCGCAAGCTCGGCGCCGACAGCCGCGTCGCCCTCGCCGCCGTCCTCCACCGGACGGCGGCGCCGTGA